The Lepeophtheirus salmonis chromosome 6, UVic_Lsal_1.4, whole genome shotgun sequence DNA window AAGATATCtgaagttgaaaataaaacatcttTATATCAGCAAGATGCAAACAAAGagtttgattcaaaattattaaaaatggaaaatgagatgaaagatcaaatcaatataaatattaataatttcagactggaaaataatattgaaatcgataaaaagattgaaatcaatttggaaaattataacAGGGATCAAAGCTCAAACGTAACAGATAAGATATGGGAAAGACTGGAAGAATTGCAAATATCCTCTCATGACAATAATATTGAATTGCATGAAAAATTATGGCCTTATATATTAGAAATGGATAaggatataaaaatagaaatgggAGAGAAGCTATGGCCTGaagttaacaaaataaaagacgTTGAGccaaaaattgaaagaataaattcaaaaatacaaagtattgAACCACGAATAGATGAAGTTGATTCAAAAGCAAATCATACTGAAAAAGAAGTCTATAATCAGCTTTTGCCAAAGATGAATAACATCGATTCAGAAATAGACAGAAAAATCAGTgttaatataaacaatttcaaaacaGAAAACAACACAGACATCACCaacaaaatattgttaagtCTAAAGGAATACAAAAAGGAACAAGAAagtgaagtaaataataaaatttgggaaaaaataaccGAAATACAAGCAGAATTATACGAAAAACTTTGGCCATATGTCCAGGAAATGGATAAGGACAATAAAGTGGAAATGACAGAAAGGTTATGGCCTGAACTCAACaaagtaaagaaaattgaaGCTCAACTGCAAGAAATCACACCCAAGATCAAGGATGTGGAAGACAGAGCTTTAACATCACAAAATGAAATTGTGGAACGAGTAATTCCTAAATTGAATACAATTGACTCTGAAATTGATAGGAAAATCAGtgtcaatattaacaatttcaaaacAGAAAACAACACGGACATcacaaacaaaatacttttgagTCTGAATGATTACAAGAAAGAACAAGATAGTGAAGTCAATGAGAAAATTTGGGAAAGACTAACAGAAATTCAAGCAGAACTCTACGATAAACTCTGGCCCTATGTTCAGGAAATGGACAAAGATCATAAAATTGAAATCACGGAGAGATTATGGCCAGAACTCAACAAAGTCAAGGATATTGAAGTTCAGCTGAAAGAAATCACACCCAAGATCAAGGATGTGGAAGACAGAGCTTTAACATCACAAAATGAAATTGTGGAACGAGTAATTCCTAAATTGAATACAATTGACTCTGAAATTGATAAGAAAATCAGtgtcaatattaacaatttcaaaacCGAAAACAATACGGACATcacaaacaaaatacttttgagTCTGAATGACTACAAGAAAGAACAAGATAGTGAAGTCAACGAGAAAATTTGGGAAAGACTAACAGAAATTCAAGCAGAACTCTACGATAAACTCTGGCCCTATGTTCAGGAAATGGACAAAGATAACAAGATTGAAATCACGGAAAGGTTATGGCCAGAACTCAACAAAGTTAAGAATATCGAAGTTCAACTAAGGGAAATGACACCAAAGATCAAGGATGTCGAAGATAGAGCTTTAACATCTCAAAATGATATTGTAGACAAGCTTTTACCTcaacttaataaattaaaagatattgaaGCTCAACTGCAAAAATCACACCCAAGATCAAGGATGTGGAAGACAGAGCTTTAACatcacaaaatgaaattttgaactGAGTAATTCCTAAATTGAATACAATTGACTCTGAAATTGATAGGAAAATCAGtgtcaatattaacaatttcaaaacCGAAAACAACACAGAcatcacaaataaaatacttttcaactACAAGAAAGAGTCTGATAAACTGTGGCCCTATGTTCAGGAAATGGACAAAGATAACAAGATAGTGTTATGTCAATGAAAACTTTGGGATAAACTCAAAGAAGTTCAACGGAAATGTTTGAAAATCAAGGATGTTCGAAATGGACAAAGATCAGACAAGATCATAAAATTGAAATCACGGAGAGATTATGGCCAGAACTCAACAAAGTCAAGGATATTGAAGCTCAACTGCAAGAAATCACACCCAAGATCAAGGATGTGGAAGACAGAGCTTTAACATCACAAAATGAAATTGTGGAACGAGTAATTCCTAAATTGAATACAATTGACTCTGAAATTGATAGGAAAATCAGtgtcaatattaacaatttcaaaacCGAAAACAACACAGACATcacaaacaaaatacttttgagTCTGAATGACTACAAGAAAGAACAAGATAGTGAAGTCAATGAAAAACTTTGGGATAAACTCAAAGAAATTCAATCGGAATTGTTTGATAAACTGTGGCCCTATGTTCAGGAAATGGACAAAGATCATAAAATTGAAATCACGGAGAGATTATGGCCAGAACTCAACAAAGTCAAGGATATTGAAGTTCAGCTGAAAGAAATCACACCCAAGATCAAGGATGTGGAAGACAGAGCTTTAACATCACAAAATGAAATTGTGGAACGAGTAATTCCTAAATTGAATACAATTGACTCTGAAATTGATAAGAAAATCAGtgtcaatattaacaatttcaaaacCGAAAACAACACAGACATcacaaacaaaatacttttgagTCTGAATGACTACAAGAAAGAACAAGATAGTGAAGTCAATGAAAAACTTTGGGATAAACTCAAAGAAATTCAATCGGAATTGTTTGATAAACTGTGGCCCTATGTTCAGGAAATGGACAAAGATCATAAAATTGAAATCACGGAGAGATTATGGCCAGAACTCAACAAAGTCAAGGATATTGAAGTTCAGCTGAAAGAAATCACACCCAAGATCAAGGATGTGGAAGACAGAGCTTTAACATCACAAAATGAAATTGTGGAACGAGTAATTCCTAAATTGAATACAATTGACTCTGAAATTGATAAGAAAATCAGtgtcaatattaacaatttcaaaacCGAAAACAACACAGACATcacaaacaaaatacttttgagTCTGAATGACTACAAGAAAGAACAAGATAGTGAAGTCAATGAAAAACTTTGGGATAAACTCAAAGAAATTCAATCGGAATTGTTTGATAAACTGTGGCCCTATGTTCAGGAAATGGACAAAGATCATAAAATTGAAATCACGGAGAGATTATGGCCAGAACTCAACAAAGTCAAGGATATTGAAGTTCAACTGAAAGAAATCACACCCATGTTTGACGAAATTGATTCAAAAACGTCAGATAAATTAGACAAAATGAGCAATAAGTATGGCGAAGACGTAAAACAAActgttataaatattgaaaacaaatatgatacagaaataaaaaatatatggccagaattagaaaaattaaacagtttgataaatgataaaatagataatcaaactaaagaaatggaaaatcaaTATTCTAGAGAgataaatgaaaagttatggCCAACTATTAAAGATATCCAGGAaagaagtgaaaaaataaaccaaattgaaagatcaataattgaaattcaaccACAGATAAGTAAAATAGAGAAAGATTCTACTGAATATAAATCTGAACTTTTTGACAAAGTTTGGCCCACTATCAAAAGTATAGATGTAAAGTACATGGAAGAGATTGCCCCACAAGTAATGAAGGTAGAAAACACATACAAAAGTGAAGTTGAAGATAAGGTTTGGCCTAAATTGAATTCAATGCAAACGATAATCAATGAAGAAATCTATAACAAAATTTGGCCTTTAATCAATGAACTCAATGAAAACAGAGATAAAATGACATCATTTATTAAAGATATTCAACCTCAGGTAAAAAATGTTGAAGATAaggttaataaaatacaacCTCAAATGAAAGACGtcgaaaaaaaagattgattatcTCAACCCAAAACTCaaagaatttgaaaatgaagTTGAGAAGATAAATCCTAAACTACACGAAGTTGAAAGgaaatttgataatttgaatcctaaattaaaaaatgttgagGATAAGTTTGATAACCTTAAGCCCCAATTAAAGGAGCTTAGTGATACAACTTCGAAATCACACAAAGAAATTTTCGATAAACTATGGCCAACCATGAAGGAACTTTTAGAAAGCAAGCAGTTAGTAGAACCAAAACTAAGAGATTTAGAACCTAAGCTAAAAGACATTGAAGGAAAAGTAGAGAAAATCCATCCAATGATGAAAGACGTAGAACATAAGATAGATAACTTTAATCCAAAGCTGaaggaatttgaaaatttattcgGAAAAATCAATCCCAAATTAAGTGATGTTgagaaaaaagttgataatcTTAATCCAAAGTTGAAAGATGTTGAAGCTAAGGTTGATAATATCAAACCTCAATTGAAGGAAGTAGAGAAAATAGCAACAAACTCACAAAAAGACATAAAGAACATTGAGAGTAAATACAATAGTGAAGTCTTTGAAAAACTTTGGCCGTTCCTCAAGACATTTGAAAGTGAATTTAAGAGTGAAGTACATAATAACTTACttccaaaaatgaaagaattcgAGCCTAAACTTAAGGATGTTGAAGGCAAAGTTGAGAAAATCCATCCCATGATGAAGGACGTCGAGAAAAAGATTGATGACCTCAATCCTAAACTCAAGGAATTTGAAATTAGGGTTGACAAAATCAATCCCAAATTGAGTGACGTTGAAAAGAATGTTGAGAATCTCAAACCACAGTTGAAGGAAGTGGAGAAAACAGCTACGAACTCACACAAAGAAATCTTTGACAAACTCTGGCCTGCCATTAAAGAACTTCTGAAAGCAAAAAGTTTGTGGAACCCAAATTGAAAGACTTGGAACCCAAGCTCAAGGAGGTCGACAATACAGCTACGAACTCACAAAAAGagatctttgacaaattatggcCTGCAATTAAGGAACTCCTTGAAAGCAAAAAGCTTATGGAACCCAAATTGAAAGACTTGGAGCCCAAACTTAAGAATGTTGAAGACAAGGTTGAGAAAATCCATCCCATGATGAAGGACGTCGAGAAAAAGATTGATGACCTCAATCCTAAACTCAAGGAATTTGAAATTAAGGTTGACAAAATCAATCCCCAATTGAGTGACGTTGAAAAGAATGTTGAGAATCTCAAACCACAGTTGAAGGAAGTGGAGAAAACAGCTACGAACTCACACAAAGAAATCTTTGACAAACTCTGGCCTGCCATTAAAGAACTTCTTGAAAGCAAAAAGTTTGTGGAACCCAAATTGAAAGACTTGGAACCCAAACTGAAGGATGTTGAAGGCAAGGTTGAGAAAATCCATCCCATGATGAAGGACGTCGAGAAAAAGATTGATGACCTCAATCCTAAACTCAAGGAATTTGAAATTAAGGTTGACAAAATCAATCCCAAATTGAGTGACGTTGAAAAGAATGTTGAAAATCTCAAACCACAGTTGAAGGAAGTGGAGAAAACAGCTACGAACTCACACAAAGAAATCTTTGACAAACTCTGGCCTGCCATTAAAGAACTTATTGAAAGCAAAAAGTTTGTGGAACCCAAATTGAAAGACTTGGAACCCAAGCTCAAGGAGGTCGACAATACAGCTACGAACTCACACAAAGagatctttgacaaattatggcCTGCAATTAAGGAACTCCTTGAAAGCAAAAAGTTTATGGAACCCAAATTGAAAGACTTGGAGCCCAAACTGAAGGATGTTGAAGGCAAGGTTGAGAAAATCCATCCCATGATGAAGGACGTCGAGAAAAAGATTGATGACCTCAATCCTAAACTCAAGGAATTTGAAATTAAGGTTGACAAAATCAATCCCAAATTGACTGACGTTGAAAAGAATGTTGAGAATCTCAAACCACAGTTGAAGGAAGTGGAGAAAACAGCTACGAACTCACACAAAGAAATCTTTGACAAACTCTGGCCTGCCATTAAAGAACTTCTTGAAAGCAAAAAGTTTGTGGAACCCAAATTGAAAGACTTGGAACCCAAACTGAAGGATGTTGAAGGCAAGGTTGAGAAAATCCATCCCATGATGAAGGACGTCGAGAAAAAGATTGATGACCTCAATCCTAAACTCAAGGAATTTGAAATTAAGGTTGACAAAATCAATCCCAAATTGAGTGACGTTGAAAAGAATGTTGAGAATCTCAAACCACAGTTGAAGGAAGTGGAGAAAACAGCTACGAACTCACACAAAGAAATCTTTGACAAACTCTGGCCTGCCATTAAAGAACTTCTGAAAGCAAAAAGTTTGTGGAACCCAAATTGAAAGACTTGGAACCCAAGCTCAAGGAGGTCGACAATACAGCTACGAACTCACACAAAGagatctttgacaaattatggcCTGCAATTAAGGAACTCCTTGAAAGCAAGTTTATGGAACCCAAATTGAAAGACTTGGAGCCCAAACTGAAGGATGTTGAAGCAAGGTTGAGAAAATCCATCCCATGATGAAGGACGTCGAGAAAAAGATTGATGACCTCAATCCTAAACTCAAGGAATTTGAAATTAAGGTTGACAAAATCAATCCCAAATTGAGTGACGTTGAAAAGAATGTTGAGAATCTCAAACCACAGTTGAAGGAAGTGGAGAAAACAGCTACGAACTCACACAAAGAAATCTTTGACAAACTCTGGCCTGCCATTAAAGAACTTCTGGAAAGCAAAAAGTTTGTGGAACCCAAATTGAAAGACTTGGAACCCAAGCTCAAGGAGGTCGACAATACAGCTACGAACTCACACAAAGagatctttgacaaattatggcCTGCAATTAAGGAACTCCTTGAAAGTAAAAAGTTTGTTGAACCTAAATTGAAAGACTTGGAGCCCAAACTGAAGGATGTTGAAAGCAAGGTTGAGAAAATCCATCCCATGATGAAGGACGTCGAGAAAAAGATTGATGACCTCAATCCTAAACTCAAGGAATTTGAAATTAGGGTTGACAAAATCAATCCCAAATTGAGTGACGTTGAAAAGAATGTTGAGAATCTCAAACCACAGTTGAAGGAAGTGGAGAAAACAGCTACAAACTCACACAAAGAAATCTTTGACAAACTCTGGCCTGCCATTAAAGAACTCCTTGAAAGCAAAAAGTTTGTGGAACCCAAATTGAAAGACTTGGAACCCAAACTCAAGGATGTTGAAGGCAAGGTTGAGAAAATCCATCCCATGATGAAGGACGTCGAGAAAAAGATTGATGACCTCAATCCTAAACTCAAGGAATTTGAAATTAAGGTTGACAAAATCAATCCCAAATTGACTGACGTTGAAAAGAATGTTGAGAATCTCAAACCACAGTTGAAGGAAGTGGAGAAAACAGCTACGAACTCACACAAAGAAATCTTTGACAAACTCTGGCCTGCCATTAAAGAACTTCTGGAAAGCAAAAAGTTTGTGGAACCCAAATTGAAAGACTTGGAACCCAAGCTCAAGGAGGTCGACAATACAGCTACGAACTCACACAAAGagatctttgacaaattatggcCTGCAATTAAGGAACTCCTTGAAAGCAAAAAGTTTGTTGAACCTAAATTGAAAGACTTGGAGCCCAAACTGAAGGATGTTGAAAGCAAGGTTGAGAAAATCCATCCCATGATGAAGGACGTCGAGAAAAAGATTGATGACCTCAATCCTAAACTCAAGGAATTTGAAATTAGGTTGACAAAATCAATCCCAAATTGAGTGACGTTGAAAAGAATGTTGAGAATCTCAAACCACAGTTGAAGGAAGTGGAGAAAACAGCTACGAACTCACACAAAGAAATCTTTGACAAACTCTGGCCTGCCATTAAAGAACTTCTTGAAAGCAAAAAGTTTATGGAACCCAAATTGAAAGACTTGGAACCCAAACTGAAGGATGTTGAAGGCAAGGTTGAGAAAATCCATCCCATGATGAAGGACGTCGAGAAAAAGATTGATGACCTCAATCCTAAACTCAAGGAATTTGAAATTAAGGTTGACAAAATCAATCCCAAATTGAGTGACGTTGAAAAGAATGTTGAGAATCTCAAACCACAGTTGAAGGAAGTGGAGAAAACAGCTACGAACTCACACAAAGAAATCTTTGACAAACTCTGGCCTGCCATTAAAGAACTTCTGAAAGCAAAAAGTTTGTGGAACCCAAATTGAAAGACTTGGAACCCAAGCTCAAGGAGGTCGACAATACAGCTACGAACTCACACAAAGagatctttgacaaattatggcCTGCAATTAAGGAACTCCTTGAAAGCAAAAAGTTTATGGAACCCAAATTGAAAGACTTGGAACCCAAACTAAAGGATGTTGAAAGCAAGGTTGAGAAAATCCATCCCATGATGAAGGACGTCGAGAAAAAGATTGATGACCTCAATCCTAAACTCAAGTTGAAATTAAGGTTGACAAAATCAATCCCAAATTGAGTGACGTTGAAAAGAATGTTGAGAATCTCAAACCACAGTTGAAGGAAGTGGAGAAAACAGCTACGAACTCACACAAAGaaatctttgataaattatgGCCCTTCATTAACGGGATGACAACTAAATACGACAGTGAATTCATTGTGAACATCAAGAACATTGAAAATAAGTATGACAGTGAAATCTTCCAGAAACTTTGGCCACAACTTAAGGAATTAGATGTTGAATTCAAGACTGAAGTCCTTAAGAACTTGGCTCCCAGAATGAAAGATCTGGAACCCAAATTGAAGGATGTCCAAGATAAGGTTGAGAAAATCCATCCCAAGATGAAGGACGTCGAACAAAAGATTGATAATCTAAATCCTAAACTCAAGGAATTTGAGGATAAGGTTGAGAAAATCAATCCTAAATTATTTGACGTTGAAAAGAAGGTTAACAATATCGAACCCAAGCTGAAGGATGTTGAAAATAAGGCTCAAGATTCTCACAACGAAATAGTCAACAAATTATGGCCAACCATCAACAATATAGACATAAAGTACACTCAAGAACTTGTACCCCAAGTCCAATCTGTTGAAAACAAATACAACAGTGAGGTCTTTGAGAAATTATGGCCTTTCATAAATAACATGGACAATAGAGTCAAGAATGAAGTCAATGATAAATTATGGCCCGCTATTAAGGAACTACTTGAAAGTAAAAAGTTTGTTGAACCCAAATTGAAAGACTTGGAGCCCAAACTTAAGAATGTTGAAGACAAGGTTGAGAAAATCCATCCCATGATGAAGGACGTCGAGAAAAAGATTGATGACCTCAATCCTAAACTCAAGGAATTTGAAATTAAGGTTGACAAAATCAATCCCAAATTGAGTGACGTTGAAAAGAATGTTGAGAATCTCAAACCACAGTTGAAGGAAGTGGAGAAAACAGCTACGAACTCACACAAAGAAATCTTTGACAAACTCTGGCCTGCCATTAAAGAACTTCTGGAAAGCAAAAAGTTTGTGGAACCCAAATTGAAAGACTTGGAACCCAAGCTCAAGGAGGTCGACAATACAGCTACGAACTCACACAAAGagatctttgacaaattatggcCTGCAATTAAGGAACTCCTTGAAAGCAAAAAGTTTATGGAACCCAAATTGAAAGACTTGGAGCCCAAACTGAAGGATGTTGAAGGCAAGGTTGAGAAAATCCATCCCATGATGAAGGACGTCGAGAAAAAGATTGATGACCTCAATCCTAAACTCAAGGAATTTGAAATTAAGGTTGACAAAATCAATCCCAAATTGAGTGACGTTGAAAAGAATGTTGAGAATCTCAAACCACAGTTGAAGGAAGTGGAGAAAACAGCTACGAACTCACACAAAGAAATCTTTGACAAACTCTGGCCTGCCATTAAAGAACTTCTGGAAAGCAAAAGTTTGTGGAACCCAAATTGAAAGACTTGGAACCCAAGCTCAAGGAGGTCGACAATACAGCTACGAACTCACACAAAGagatctttgacaaattatggcCTGCAATTAAGGAACTCCTTGAAAGCAAAAAGTTTATGGAACCCAAATTGAAAGACTTGGAGCCCAAACTGAAGGATGTTGAAGGCAAGGTTGAGAAAATCCATCCCATGATGAAGGACGTCGAGAAAAAGATTGATGACCTCAATCCTAAACTCAAGGAATTTGAAATTAAGGTTGACAAAATCAATCCCAAATTGAGTGACGTTGAAAAGAATGTTGAGAATCTCAAACCACAGTTGAAGGAAGTGGAGAAAACAGCTACGAACTCACACAAAGAAATCTTTGATAAATTGTGGCCCTTCATTAACGGGATGACAACTAAATACGACAATGAATTCATTGTGAACATCAAGAACATTGAAAATAAGTATGACAGTGAAATCTTCCAGAAACTTTGGCCACAACTTAAGGAATTAGATGTTGAATTCAAGACTTAAGAACTTGGCTCCCAGAATGAAAGATCTGGAACCCAAATTGAAGGATGTCCAAGATAAGGTTGAGAAAATCCATCCCAAGATGAAGGACGTCGAACAAAAGATTGATAATCTAAATCCTAAACTCAAGGAATTTGAGGATAAGGTTGAGAAAATCAATCCTAAATTATTTGACGTTGAAAAGAAGGTTAACAATATCGAACCCAAGCTGAAGGATGTTGAAAATAAGGCTCAAGATTCTCACAACGAAATGTCAACAAATTATGGCCAACCATCAACAATATAGACATAAAGTACACTCAAGAACTTGTACCCCAAGTCCAATCTGTTGAAAACAAATACAACAGTGAGGTCTTTGAGAAATTATGGCCTTTCATAAATAACATGGACTAGAGTCAAGAATGAAGTCAATGATAAATTATGGCCCGCTATTAAGGAACTACTTGAAAGTAAAAAGTTTGTTGAACCCAAATTGAAAGACTTGGAGCCCAAACTTAAGAATGTTGAAGACAAGGTTGAGAAAATCCATCCCATGATGAAGGACGTCGAGAAAAAGATTGATGACCTCAATCCTAAACTCAAGGAATTTGAAATTAAGGTTGACAAAATCAATCCCAAATTGAGTGACGTTGAAAAGAATGTTGAGAATCTCAAACCACAGTTGAAGGAAGTGGAGAAAACAGCTACGAACTCACACAAAGAAATCTTTGACAAACTCTGGCCTGCCATTAAAGAACTTCTGGAAAGCAAAAAGTTTGTGGAACCCAAATTGAAAGACTTGGAACCCAAGCTCAAGGAGGTCGACAATACAGCTACGAACTCACACAAAGagatctttgacaaattatggcCTGCAATTAAGGAACTCCTTGAAAGCAAAAAGTTTATGGAACCCAAATTGAAAGACTTGGAGCCCAAACTGAAGGATGTTGAAGGCAAGGTTGAGAAAATCCATCCCATGATGAAGGACGTCGAGAAAAAGATTGATGACCTCAATCCTAAACTCAAGGAATTTGAAATTAAGGTTGACAAAATCAATCCCAAATTGAGTGACGTTGAAAAGAATGTTGAGAATCTCAAACCACAGTTGAAGGAAGTGGAGAAAACAGCTACGAACTCACACAAAGAAATCTTTGACAAACTCTGGCCTGCCATTAAAGAACTTCTGGAAAGCAAAAAGTTTGTGGAACCCAAATTGAAAGACTTGGAACCCAAGCTCAAGGAGGTCGACAATACAGCTACGAACTCACACAAAGagatctttgacaaattatggcCTGCAATTAAGGAACTCCTTGAAAGCAAAAAGTTTATGGAACCCAAATTGAAAGACTTGGAGCCCAAACTGAAGGATGTTGAAGGCAAGGTTGAGAAAATCCATCCCATGATGAAGGACGTCGAGAAAAAGATTGATGACCTCAATCCTAAACTCAAGGAATTTGAAATTAAGGTTGACAAAATCAATCCCAAATTGAGTGACGTTGAAAAGAATGTTGAGAATCTCAAACCACAGTTGAAGGAAGTGGAGAAAACAGCTACGAACTCACACAAAGaaatctttgataaattatgGCCCTTCATTAACGGGATGACAACTAAATACGACAGTGAATTCATTGTGAACATCAAGAACATTGAAAATAAGTATGACAGTGAAATCTTCCAGAAACTTTGGCCACAACTTAAGGAATTAGATGTTGAATTCAAGACTGAAGTCCTTAAGAACTTGGCTCCCAGAATGAAAGATCTGGAACCCAAATTGAAGGATGTCCAAGATAAGGTTGAGAAAATCCATCCCAAGATGAAGGACGTCGAACAAAAGATTGATAATCTAAATCCTAAACTCAAGGAATTTGAGGATAAGGTTGAGAAAATCAATCCTAAATTATTTGACGTTGAAAAGAAGGTTAACAATATCGAACCCAAGCTGAAGGATGTTGAAAATAAGGCTCAAGATTCTCACAAcgaaatatcaacaaattatggCCAACCATCAACAATATAGACATAAAGTACACTCAAGAACTTGTACCCCAAGTCCAATCTGTTGAAAACAAATACAACAGTGAGGTCTTTGAGAAATTATGGCCTTTCATAAATAACATGGACAATAGAGTCAAGAATGAAGTCAATGATAAATTATGGCCCGCTATTAAGGAACTACTTGAAAGTAAAAAGTTTGTTGAACCCAAAT harbors:
- the LOC121120721 gene encoding uncharacterized protein; the protein is MMKDVEKKIDDLNPKLKEFEIKVDKINPKLSDVEKNVENLKPQLKEVEKTATNSHKEIFDKLWPAIKELLESKKFVEPKLKDLEPKLKEVDNTATNSHKEIFDKLWPAIKELLESKKFVEPKLKDLEPKLKDVESKVEKIHPMMKDVEKKIDDLNPKLKEFEIRVDKINPKLSDVEKNVENLKPQLKEVEKTATNSHKEIFDKLWPAIKELLESKKFVEPKLKDLEPKLKDVEGKVEKIHPMMKDVEKKIDDLNPKLKEFEIKVDKINPKLTDVEKNVENLKPQLKEVEKTATNSHKEIFDKLWPAIKELLESKKFVEPKLKDLEPKLKEVDNTATNSHKEIFDKLWPAIKELLESKKFVEPKLKDLEPKLKDVESKVEKIHPMMKDVEKKIDDLNPKLKEFEIRLTKSIPN
- the LOC139905876 gene encoding uncharacterized protein, whose translation is MEPKLKDLEPKLKDVEGKVEKIHPMMKDVEKKIDDLNPKLKEFEIKVDKINPKLSDVEKNVENLKPQLKEVEKTATNSHKEIFDKLWPIKELLESKKFVEPKLKDLEPKLKNVEDKVEKIHPMMKDVEKKIDDLNPKLKEFEIKVDKINPKLSDVEKNVENLKPQLKEVEKTATNSHKEIFDKLWPAIKELLESKKFVEPKLKDLEPKLKEVDNTATNSHKEIFDKLWPAIKELLESKKFMEPKLKDLEPKLKDVEGKVEKIHPMMKDVEKKIDDLNPKLKEFEIKVDKINPKLSDVEKNVENLKPQLKEVEKTATNSHKEIFDKLWPAIKELLESKKFVEPKLKDLEPKLKEVDNTATNSHKEIFDKLWPAIKELLESKKFMEPKLKDLEPKLKDVEGKVEKIHPMMKDVEKKIDDLNPKLKEFEIKVDKINPKLSDVEKNVENLKPQLKEVEKTATNSHKEIFDKLWPIKELLESKKFVEPKLKDLEPKLKNVEDKVEKIHPMMKDVEKKIDDLNPKLKEFEIKVDKINPKLSDVEKNVENLKPQLKEVEKTATNSHKEIFDKLWPAIKELLESKKFVEPKLKDLEPKLKEVDNTATNSHKEIFDKLWPAIKELLESKKFMEPKLKDLEPKLKDVEGKVEKIHPMMKDVEKRLMTSILNSRNLKLRLTKSIPN